In a genomic window of Paraburkholderia phenazinium:
- a CDS encoding glutathione S-transferase family protein, whose product MITIWGRANSVNVQKVLWCCDELVLPYERIDAGLQFGRNNEPEYLAMNPNARVPTLVDGDFVLWESNSILRYLVMQYGPSSPLYPPEPQPRSSIDRWLDWSLSTLQPAERPVFWAIVRTPDAERDTVKLATDLAAVTVLWKLVDTHLQGRFFLEGEKCTLADIVIGAFAKRWFGLDGIERPSLPNLERWYSRLTTRTGFRKYVDFPLT is encoded by the coding sequence ATGATTACGATCTGGGGACGCGCCAACTCGGTCAACGTCCAGAAAGTGTTGTGGTGTTGCGACGAACTCGTGCTGCCGTACGAGCGTATCGATGCGGGCCTGCAATTCGGCCGCAACAACGAGCCGGAATATCTGGCCATGAATCCGAACGCCCGCGTGCCGACGCTGGTCGACGGCGATTTCGTGCTATGGGAATCGAATTCGATCCTGCGCTACCTGGTCATGCAATACGGCCCGTCGAGCCCGCTCTATCCGCCCGAGCCGCAGCCGCGCTCGAGCATCGACCGTTGGCTGGACTGGTCGCTGTCCACGCTGCAACCCGCCGAGCGTCCGGTGTTCTGGGCCATCGTCCGCACGCCGGATGCCGAGCGCGATACCGTCAAGCTCGCCACGGATCTCGCCGCCGTCACCGTGTTGTGGAAGCTCGTCGACACGCATCTGCAGGGCCGCTTTTTCCTCGAAGGCGAAAAGTGCACGCTGGCTGACATCGTGATCGGCGCGTTTGCGAAGCGCTGGTTCGGGCTGGACGGCATCGAACGCCCGTCGCTGCCGAATCTCGAACGCTGGTACTCGCGCCTCACCACGCGTACCGGCTTCAGGAAGTACGTCGATTTCCCGCTGACCTGA
- a CDS encoding glutathione S-transferase family protein, whose product MTITLYAWGTPNGRKVSVALEEMELPYTVVPVNIGKAEQFQPEFLRISPNNKIPAIVDPDGPAAAGGSGGGPISVFESGAILLYLGEKTGKFLPASLRERVPVLEWLMWQMGGFGPMPGQVHHFAALEAEADRRYGLKRFSDETHRLYGVLDRRLAEVEFVAGELSVADFAILGWAWRHERHKVDLATYPNVRRWYETLFARPGVQRGFAVKLDSL is encoded by the coding sequence ATGACGATTACGCTCTACGCCTGGGGCACGCCGAACGGCCGCAAGGTCAGCGTCGCCCTGGAAGAAATGGAACTGCCGTACACGGTGGTTCCGGTCAACATCGGCAAGGCAGAGCAGTTCCAGCCCGAGTTTCTGCGCATCAGCCCGAACAACAAGATTCCGGCCATCGTCGATCCGGACGGCCCCGCCGCTGCGGGCGGCTCGGGTGGCGGGCCGATCAGCGTGTTCGAATCGGGCGCGATCCTGCTCTATCTGGGCGAAAAGACCGGCAAGTTCCTGCCGGCCAGTCTGCGCGAGCGCGTGCCGGTACTCGAATGGCTCATGTGGCAGATGGGCGGCTTCGGGCCGATGCCCGGCCAGGTGCACCACTTCGCCGCGCTGGAAGCGGAAGCCGACCGCCGTTACGGCCTGAAGCGCTTCTCGGACGAAACCCACCGCCTCTATGGCGTACTCGACCGGCGGCTGGCGGAGGTGGAGTTTGTGGCGGGCGAACTGTCGGTGGCGGATTTTGCGATTCTCGGTTGGGCGTGGCGGCACGAACGCCATAAGGTCGACCTCGCCACCTATCCCAACGTGCGGCGCTGGTATGAAACGCTGTTCGCGCGGCCGGGCGTGCAACGCGGCTTTGCGGTGAAACTCGACAGCCTATGA
- a CDS encoding Fur family transcriptional regulator — translation MKNAKPSTVAAKAAQAPATAHESAHDHPHGHADDHGQDHGHLLAASPEAALVLAEEYCRERGEKLTPIRRKVLELLLTSGRATKAYSLLDDMRQIHPGSAPPTVYRALDFLLSAGLVHRIESINAFTVCHDLTQCQHGILVVCQQCGNVTELHQPKLRQALVAQIEDAGYRLASEEIELKGLCSACQAAEASAAKATANGA, via the coding sequence ATGAAGAACGCAAAGCCTTCCACGGTCGCCGCAAAAGCCGCCCAAGCGCCAGCCACGGCTCACGAAAGTGCGCACGACCATCCGCATGGTCATGCGGACGATCATGGGCAAGATCATGGGCATCTCCTCGCCGCTTCGCCGGAAGCCGCGCTGGTGCTGGCAGAAGAGTATTGCCGCGAACGCGGCGAGAAACTCACGCCGATCCGGCGCAAGGTGCTGGAGCTGCTGTTGACCTCGGGCCGCGCCACCAAGGCTTATTCGCTGCTCGACGACATGCGGCAGATTCACCCCGGCTCCGCGCCGCCCACGGTTTACCGTGCGCTCGACTTCCTGCTCTCGGCCGGGCTCGTGCATCGGATCGAATCGATCAACGCGTTCACGGTGTGCCATGACCTGACCCAGTGTCAGCATGGCATTCTGGTGGTGTGCCAGCAGTGCGGCAACGTGACCGAATTGCACCAGCCGAAGCTGCGGCAGGCGCTGGTGGCGCAAATCGAAGACGCTGGCTACCGTCTTGCCAGCGAGGAAATCGAGCTGAAGGGCTTGTGTTCCGCATGCCAGGCCGCCGAGGCCAGCGCAGCCAAGGCCACCGCGAACGGCGCCTGA
- a CDS encoding ribonuclease activity regulator RraA — MQELDPATLEALRHVSTATLTTQLFKRGLRNTFMQGVAPLATPTGENLVGPAFTLRNIPSREDIDVLELFANPEYAQRKCVETIPAGHVLVQDCRGERNSASFGSILTQRLKVRGVAGMVSDGPVRDSITIAALGLPVFCAGASAPPNLLRHHAIDINVPIGCGGVAVFPGDVIVGDADGVVVIPREMAADVAQAAAEQEQLEEFLTERIREGAALPGTYPPNDATKAAYEAWKKTRNP; from the coding sequence ATGCAAGAACTCGATCCCGCTACGCTCGAAGCCCTCCGTCATGTCAGCACGGCCACGCTCACCACGCAGTTGTTCAAGCGCGGCTTGCGCAACACGTTCATGCAGGGTGTCGCGCCGCTGGCGACGCCGACCGGCGAAAATCTGGTGGGGCCCGCGTTCACCTTGCGCAATATCCCGTCGCGCGAGGACATTGACGTCCTCGAACTGTTTGCGAATCCGGAGTACGCGCAGCGCAAATGCGTCGAAACGATTCCCGCCGGCCACGTGCTGGTGCAGGACTGCCGCGGCGAGCGCAATAGCGCCTCGTTCGGTTCGATCCTGACGCAGCGCCTGAAGGTGCGCGGCGTCGCCGGCATGGTCTCGGACGGCCCGGTGCGCGACAGCATCACGATCGCCGCGCTCGGCCTGCCGGTGTTCTGCGCCGGTGCGAGCGCGCCGCCGAACCTGCTGCGCCATCATGCGATCGATATCAACGTGCCGATCGGTTGCGGCGGCGTCGCCGTGTTTCCGGGCGACGTGATCGTCGGCGATGCGGACGGCGTCGTGGTCATCCCGCGCGAGATGGCCGCCGATGTCGCCCAGGCGGCCGCCGAACAGGAGCAACTGGAAGAGTTTCTGACCGAACGCATTCGCGAAGGCGCGGCCTTGCCGGGAACGTATCCGCCCAACGACGCGACGAAGGCCGCATACGAAGCGTGGAAGAAAACACGTAACCCGTAA
- a CDS encoding ATP-binding domain-containing protein, translating to MARIVPDDWKNLAATGAAARERETLALLEEGLSSDYTVYHGVHWTRLNQGFSVFGEADFVIVSPSGRVMIVEQKTGFLRETPKGLVKVYLQTERNVAIALARTIEGMHRRFTAAFGAGTYFIEELLYCPDHVVKDAAIAGVNPARIVDATRKERLAAIIREALPADEPRLACAAKIHHFLADELALSPDASALVGQAGTLVTRLAGGLATWARRLEFTPFRLRVAGTAGSGKTQLAVQVMKDAVARGQRPLYVCFNRPLADHIARVAPPEAKVANYHQLCDWIARDGGRTPDFQAADIFDQLEKIFADTPIDARWQFDVLIVDEGQDFQQPWVGALERLLRPGAAWWWLEDPLQNLYMRAPVDLPGWTTLKETTNYRSPRDILDFVRDVVGAEVPLAAALSSGSPFDGSDLSLSTYDEAYAAEGCIDATKRAITQALSLGFRKQDIAVLSFRGREGSVLSALDQLGPHRLRSFTGKYDLFGNPEYREGDVLLESIYRFKGQSAPCVILSEVDFDTFDERSARKLFVGATRATMKLIVVASQRAALHLRAADGKV from the coding sequence ATGGCCCGCATTGTCCCTGACGACTGGAAAAATCTCGCTGCCACCGGCGCCGCCGCGCGCGAACGCGAAACCCTGGCGCTGCTGGAAGAGGGCTTGTCCAGCGACTACACCGTGTATCACGGCGTGCACTGGACGCGGCTCAACCAGGGCTTCTCGGTATTCGGCGAGGCCGATTTCGTGATCGTCAGTCCCTCGGGGCGCGTGATGATCGTCGAACAGAAAACCGGTTTCCTGCGCGAGACCCCCAAAGGGCTCGTCAAGGTCTATCTGCAGACCGAACGCAATGTGGCGATCGCGCTGGCGCGCACCATCGAAGGCATGCACCGGCGCTTTACCGCCGCCTTCGGCGCGGGCACCTATTTCATCGAGGAACTGCTGTACTGCCCGGACCACGTCGTGAAGGACGCGGCGATTGCCGGCGTGAACCCGGCGCGGATCGTCGACGCAACGCGCAAGGAGCGTCTCGCCGCGATCATCCGCGAGGCCTTGCCGGCCGACGAGCCGCGGCTCGCCTGCGCCGCGAAGATTCACCACTTTCTCGCCGACGAACTGGCGCTGTCGCCCGACGCCAGTGCGTTGGTCGGCCAGGCGGGCACGCTCGTCACGCGTCTCGCCGGCGGGCTGGCCACGTGGGCGCGGCGGCTCGAGTTCACGCCGTTTCGCCTGCGTGTCGCCGGCACCGCGGGCTCCGGCAAGACGCAACTCGCCGTGCAGGTCATGAAGGATGCGGTCGCACGCGGCCAGCGGCCCTTGTACGTGTGCTTCAACCGGCCGCTCGCCGACCATATCGCACGGGTCGCGCCGCCCGAAGCGAAAGTGGCCAACTACCACCAGCTATGCGACTGGATTGCCCGCGACGGCGGCCGCACGCCAGATTTCCAGGCTGCGGACATTTTCGACCAGCTCGAAAAGATCTTTGCCGACACGCCAATCGACGCGCGCTGGCAATTCGACGTCTTGATCGTCGACGAAGGCCAGGACTTCCAGCAGCCCTGGGTCGGCGCGCTTGAACGCCTGTTGCGGCCGGGCGCGGCGTGGTGGTGGCTCGAAGACCCGCTGCAGAATCTGTACATGCGCGCGCCGGTCGATCTGCCGGGCTGGACCACGCTCAAGGAAACCACCAACTATCGCAGCCCGCGCGACATTCTCGACTTCGTGCGCGACGTGGTGGGCGCCGAGGTGCCGCTTGCCGCGGCGCTCTCTTCGGGCAGTCCGTTCGACGGCTCCGATCTGTCGCTGTCCACCTACGACGAGGCGTACGCGGCCGAGGGCTGCATCGACGCCACCAAGCGGGCGATCACCCAGGCGCTGTCGCTGGGGTTTCGCAAGCAGGACATTGCGGTGCTGTCGTTTCGCGGCCGCGAAGGTTCGGTGCTGAGCGCGCTCGATCAACTCGGACCGCACCGTCTGCGCAGCTTCACCGGCAAGTACGACCTGTTCGGCAATCCGGAGTATCGCGAGGGCGACGTGTTGCTGGAGTCGATCTACCGCTTCAAGGGGCAATCGGCGCCGTGCGTGATCCTGTCGGAGGTGGACTTCGACACGTTCGACGAGCGTAGCGCCCGCAAGCTGTTCGTCGGCGCCACGCGCGCGACGATGAAGCTGATCGTGGTGGCCTCGCAGCGCGCGGCGCTTCATCTTCGGGCAGCGGACGGCAAGGTGTAA
- a CDS encoding phosphotransferase family protein: MADTHHSQDASGSGFQPAQGSADLAQGAATPAPGSTNPSWDVADLEAAAVAQAALKTRVVDVSRQSLTESGNAIFRVQLADGRAVAVRINPRRGMFGFTQHNLDALRQLGLPVPHVLALGTTAAQGSFIILEWVPGQDLQYELAGLSAQQMTRIAETVGDYQKRVASLPESTGFGWAPIRRHATTAHWTEIFGLPSTDEPAADAPALEHIRARLRALRRSVEPYFASLRPICFLDDMTVKNVLVEHGDLQGIIDVDFVCYGDPLMAIGTTLAHIAADVGEAGRFYGDELIRHAAPSPDAHRAIYFYSSLWITGFLAAAQTAGQAQRAAQLLQAADGMLRVAETDLHV, translated from the coding sequence TTGGCTGACACACATCATTCCCAGGACGCATCCGGCAGCGGCTTCCAGCCCGCTCAAGGCAGCGCCGATCTCGCTCAAGGCGCGGCCACTCCGGCGCCAGGCAGCACCAACCCGTCATGGGACGTCGCCGACCTCGAAGCCGCTGCCGTGGCGCAAGCCGCCCTGAAGACCCGGGTCGTCGACGTCAGCCGTCAGTCGCTCACGGAGAGCGGTAATGCCATTTTCCGCGTGCAACTGGCCGATGGCCGGGCCGTTGCGGTGCGCATCAACCCGCGCCGCGGCATGTTCGGCTTTACGCAGCACAATCTCGACGCGCTGCGCCAACTGGGCTTGCCGGTGCCGCACGTATTGGCCTTGGGCACGACGGCCGCGCAGGGTTCGTTCATCATTCTCGAGTGGGTGCCCGGCCAGGATCTGCAGTACGAACTGGCCGGCCTGTCCGCGCAGCAGATGACACGCATTGCCGAGACGGTGGGCGACTATCAGAAGCGTGTCGCGAGCCTGCCCGAAAGCACAGGGTTCGGCTGGGCGCCGATTCGCCGGCATGCGACGACCGCCCATTGGACCGAGATCTTCGGCCTGCCCTCCACCGACGAGCCGGCCGCCGACGCGCCTGCGCTCGAGCACATCAGGGCACGCTTGCGGGCGCTGCGCCGCTCGGTCGAACCGTACTTCGCGTCGTTACGGCCAATCTGCTTTCTGGACGACATGACGGTCAAAAATGTGCTCGTCGAGCATGGCGACCTGCAGGGCATCATCGACGTCGACTTCGTCTGCTACGGCGATCCCTTGATGGCGATCGGCACGACGCTCGCGCACATTGCGGCCGACGTCGGCGAGGCCGGCCGTTTCTACGGAGACGAGCTGATTCGCCACGCGGCGCCGTCACCGGACGCGCATCGGGCCATCTACTTCTACAGCTCGCTGTGGATCACGGGCTTTCTCGCCGCGGCGCAAACCGCCGGACAGGCACAGCGCGCCGCGCAACTATTGCAGGCTGCGGACGGCATGCTGCGTGTGGCCGAGACCGACCTTCACGTCTGA
- the kdgT gene encoding 2-keto-3-deoxygluconate transporter, whose translation MKIKKAIDRIPGGLMLVPLLLGACVHTFAPHAGKFLGSFSNALITGTLPILAVWFFCMGASISLKATPVVLRKSGVLVVTKVLTAAVAGVIASHFLPPGGITSGFLTGLSVLTVICVMNESNGGLYMALMQQYGTKEEAGAFCLMSLESGPFMTMVTLGIAGLASFPYATLLGALLPFLIGFLLGNLDSELRQFFGQAVAVMVPFFAFALGNNLDFRVILDTGLLGVLIGVCVILVTGTTLVLADIFLARGNGTAGIGAASTAGAAVAVPQIIAGIEPRYAAIAPAATALVATSVVVTSLLTPILTAIWARRWGVLSASYQRQHPASADPLPESHESRHNHDSHGLEPTLRPPLK comes from the coding sequence ATGAAGATCAAGAAGGCGATTGACCGTATTCCCGGCGGGCTGATGCTCGTCCCCCTGCTGCTCGGTGCATGCGTGCATACCTTCGCGCCGCACGCCGGCAAGTTCCTCGGCTCCTTCTCCAATGCGTTGATCACGGGCACGCTGCCGATCCTCGCGGTCTGGTTCTTCTGCATGGGCGCCAGCATCAGCCTGAAGGCCACGCCGGTCGTGCTGCGCAAAAGCGGCGTGCTGGTCGTCACGAAAGTGTTGACGGCGGCCGTGGCTGGGGTGATCGCCTCGCATTTCCTGCCGCCGGGCGGCATCACCTCCGGCTTTCTCACCGGGCTCTCGGTGCTCACCGTCATCTGCGTGATGAACGAGAGCAACGGCGGTTTGTACATGGCGCTGATGCAGCAATACGGCACCAAGGAAGAAGCCGGCGCGTTCTGCCTGATGTCGCTCGAGTCCGGTCCGTTCATGACGATGGTGACCCTCGGCATTGCCGGGCTCGCGAGCTTTCCGTATGCGACCCTGCTCGGCGCGTTGCTGCCGTTTCTGATCGGCTTTCTCCTCGGCAATCTGGATAGCGAGTTGCGGCAGTTCTTCGGCCAGGCCGTGGCCGTCATGGTGCCGTTCTTTGCATTCGCACTCGGCAACAACCTCGACTTTCGCGTCATCCTCGATACGGGTCTGCTCGGCGTGCTGATCGGCGTCTGCGTGATTCTCGTGACCGGCACCACGCTCGTGCTGGCCGATATTTTCCTCGCGCGCGGCAACGGCACGGCGGGCATCGGCGCCGCGTCGACGGCAGGCGCAGCGGTCGCCGTGCCGCAGATCATCGCCGGCATCGAACCGCGCTATGCGGCCATCGCACCGGCGGCGACCGCGCTGGTCGCCACCTCGGTGGTGGTGACCTCGCTGCTCACGCCGATTCTCACCGCTATCTGGGCGCGCCGCTGGGGCGTGCTGTCGGCAAGCTACCAGCGCCAGCACCCGGCCTCGGCCGACCCGCTACCCGAGAGCCACGAAAGCCGCCACAATCACGACAGTCACGGACTCGAGCCGACGCTCCGTCCTCCGTTGAAGTAG
- a CDS encoding molybdopterin-dependent oxidoreductase: MHTIRKGARRILCLAVALGALGTAGAGFAQAAALSLDVGGKIAATNDPSHTVYHLTEAQLLALPVHSITTSTTWTPRTTFTGPSLADILKLVGAHGSQIEVHTLDDYTETIPLSDSDRYGVIVAYSMNGKRLKVSDFGPLFLIYPRDAFPTELSGSAADSKFVWQIKDLIVK, encoded by the coding sequence ATGCACACCATCAGGAAAGGCGCGCGCCGGATCTTGTGTCTCGCCGTCGCACTAGGGGCGCTGGGAACAGCAGGAGCCGGGTTCGCGCAAGCTGCCGCGCTGTCGCTCGACGTCGGGGGCAAGATTGCCGCAACCAACGATCCCTCCCACACGGTTTATCACCTGACGGAAGCGCAGCTTCTTGCGCTGCCGGTTCATTCCATCACCACGTCGACGACGTGGACGCCGCGTACGACCTTCACAGGCCCATCGCTCGCGGATATCCTGAAGCTGGTCGGCGCGCATGGCAGCCAGATTGAAGTGCATACGCTCGACGACTACACGGAAACGATCCCGCTATCGGACAGCGATCGCTACGGCGTGATCGTTGCATATAGCATGAACGGCAAGCGTTTAAAGGTCAGCGACTTCGGACCGCTGTTTCTCATCTATCCGCGCGACGCGTTCCCAACGGAACTCTCCGGATCTGCCGCGGACTCGAAATTTGTATGGCAAATCAAGGACCTGATCGTCAAGTAA
- a CDS encoding ATP-binding response regulator yields the protein MANQGPDRQVMPHRLRRWLLAAVWVTALAAPVGAIGYLMYANLLNPRSTQLLTGTYDGFYWDAAQLQIAYARLENQLLLYRSGTDVDYPRLQLRYEVLQSKLHVMAGSTRMLVGQIALLQRQDSEIRSLEDTLDQLEPNLAALPQDPGQADRIVAALRAHWQEVNDLALTRRFADVADREALSRDFIDKRRMLFAAGIMLVLLSAAATLLLVVNGRRRSRLIRQQRAALEAEHQATRAAREASLAKDAFLGMISHELRTPLHAIVSSIELLGFNFQSEADRKVIQRLESAARHLEAQMRDLTDYARLGAGKLELRYEQFEPRELLASIVDEHTPAALARGLTLASEASGLTGPVDSDPHRIRQIVSNLVTNAIRYTEKGSVRVRLVQRLAVLTIEVSDTGPGVPPKQLPLMFKEFTQLDGSRTRRFEGAGMGLAIVQGLLKLFGGSVAVESKVGEGTIFNVTIPVGPVEPVKLPDAKAASAQEGGRSQVLIVDDNGLIRESLLEMITHMGYEATAVANAKDALAWLDARRCDVLLLDLHMPDQDGYTFFAEFTARSGPSAGAPVIAISAYAPEAPPTDTAPFFEYLVKPVHYEHLRAALQRALAARSLV from the coding sequence ATGGCAAATCAAGGACCTGATCGTCAAGTAATGCCGCATCGGCTACGCCGCTGGCTGCTGGCGGCGGTGTGGGTCACCGCGCTCGCCGCACCGGTCGGGGCGATCGGCTACCTGATGTATGCCAACCTGCTCAACCCGCGCTCCACGCAGTTGTTGACGGGCACGTACGACGGCTTCTACTGGGACGCCGCGCAATTGCAGATTGCCTACGCGCGGCTCGAAAACCAGTTGCTGCTGTACCGCAGCGGCACGGACGTCGATTACCCGCGCCTGCAGTTGCGCTACGAAGTGCTGCAGTCAAAGCTGCATGTGATGGCCGGCTCGACGCGCATGCTGGTTGGCCAGATCGCCTTGCTGCAGCGCCAGGACAGCGAGATCCGCTCGCTCGAAGACACGCTGGACCAGCTCGAACCCAATCTCGCCGCGCTGCCGCAGGATCCCGGTCAGGCCGACCGCATCGTCGCGGCGCTGCGCGCGCACTGGCAGGAGGTCAACGATCTGGCCTTGACCCGGCGCTTCGCCGACGTCGCCGACCGCGAAGCGCTGAGCCGCGACTTCATCGACAAGCGGCGCATGCTGTTCGCCGCCGGCATCATGCTGGTGCTGCTCTCCGCCGCGGCCACGCTGCTGCTGGTGGTGAACGGCCGCCGCCGCAGCCGCCTGATCCGCCAGCAACGCGCCGCGCTCGAAGCCGAGCACCAGGCCACCCGCGCCGCGCGTGAGGCGAGTCTGGCGAAGGACGCCTTTCTCGGCATGATCAGCCACGAGTTGCGCACGCCGCTGCATGCGATCGTCTCGTCGATCGAACTGCTCGGCTTCAATTTCCAATCCGAAGCGGACCGCAAGGTGATCCAGCGGCTCGAAAGCGCGGCACGGCATCTGGAAGCGCAGATGCGCGACCTCACCGATTACGCGCGGCTCGGCGCCGGCAAGCTCGAGTTGCGCTACGAGCAATTCGAGCCGCGCGAACTGCTGGCTTCGATCGTCGACGAACACACGCCGGCCGCGCTCGCGCGCGGGCTGACGCTCGCCAGCGAAGCGAGCGGGCTGACCGGGCCGGTGGACTCCGATCCGCACCGTATCCGCCAGATCGTCAGCAACCTCGTGACGAACGCGATCCGCTATACCGAGAAGGGCTCGGTGCGGGTGCGCCTCGTGCAGCGGCTGGCGGTGCTGACCATCGAGGTCAGCGACACCGGGCCGGGTGTGCCGCCCAAGCAACTGCCGTTGATGTTCAAGGAATTTACCCAGCTCGACGGCTCGCGCACGCGGCGTTTCGAGGGGGCGGGCATGGGCCTCGCGATCGTTCAGGGTCTGTTGAAACTGTTCGGCGGCAGCGTCGCGGTGGAAAGCAAGGTGGGCGAAGGCACCATCTTCAACGTGACGATTCCGGTGGGACCGGTCGAGCCTGTCAAGCTGCCGGATGCGAAGGCTGCGAGCGCCCAGGAAGGCGGCCGCTCGCAGGTGCTGATCGTCGACGATAACGGCCTGATTCGCGAGTCGCTGCTGGAAATGATCACGCATATGGGCTATGAGGCGACCGCAGTCGCCAATGCCAAGGATGCGCTTGCATGGCTCGACGCGCGCCGTTGCGACGTGCTGTTGCTCGACCTGCATATGCCGGATCAGGACGGCTACACCTTCTTCGCCGAATTCACCGCGCGCAGCGGACCGTCCGCAGGCGCACCGGTGATTGCAATCAGCGCCTATGCGCCGGAAGCGCCGCCGACCGACACCGCACCCTTCTTCGAGTATCTGGTGAAGCCGGTGCACTACGAGCATTTGCGCGCAGCGTTGCAGCGCGCACTGGCGGCGCGCAGTCTGGTTTGA
- a CDS encoding tetratricopeptide repeat protein has product MNQDIASTLATAQQKFSAGHLAEAADLLHGILLLQPEHGEALEGLGYIAAKEGDHPRAADYVTRALQHMAASPEQIYFAAHVCQLAGRHAEAVALYERCLERNPDHVQSLHGAALSLTKLGENDRALRYFERLSTRHPQLAEVHYNKGSLLGAIGRYDEELAAYRKAIALKPNFGAAYVNVGVALRDLHRFDDALQQFKKALSIDPNDAGARTNRAQTNLLLGEFEHGWREYEWRWRVGTASHGFDAATLWTGAQAIAGKTVFVHHEQGFGDTLQFVRFTDRLTAAGARVVLRVQDALLPLLRGYPGVAEVIGENAPVPPFDYHCPTMSLAFALKIRAADLATAGPYLNVDAAKIAQWNTLFESEHGNERGESRGRTGRPRVGIVWSGNPGHVNDRNRSIPLAQLAALLDADATFVSLQKALREDDRASYDPLVQRGALLDVAERLDTFADTAGLIAQLDLVISVDTAVAHLAGALGKPVWVALPFTPDWRWQLKRSDSPWYPGARLFRQAVRRDWSKVTEEIRTALDVWIRG; this is encoded by the coding sequence ATGAATCAGGACATCGCAAGCACGCTCGCCACGGCGCAGCAGAAATTCAGCGCAGGACATCTGGCCGAAGCGGCGGACCTGCTGCACGGCATCCTTCTGCTGCAACCGGAGCACGGCGAAGCGCTCGAAGGGCTCGGCTATATCGCCGCCAAAGAGGGCGACCATCCGCGCGCCGCCGACTATGTGACGCGCGCGCTGCAACACATGGCGGCCTCGCCCGAGCAGATTTACTTCGCCGCCCACGTATGCCAACTGGCAGGACGTCACGCTGAAGCCGTCGCGCTGTACGAGCGCTGCCTCGAACGCAACCCGGATCACGTGCAGTCGTTACACGGTGCGGCGCTGTCGCTCACGAAACTCGGCGAAAACGACCGCGCGCTGCGGTATTTCGAGCGCCTCAGCACACGCCATCCGCAACTCGCCGAAGTGCATTACAACAAGGGCAGCCTGCTCGGTGCGATAGGCCGCTACGACGAAGAACTCGCGGCGTATCGCAAGGCGATCGCGCTCAAACCGAACTTTGGGGCGGCTTATGTCAACGTCGGCGTCGCGCTGCGCGATCTGCACCGCTTCGACGACGCCTTGCAGCAGTTCAAGAAAGCCCTCTCGATCGACCCGAACGACGCCGGCGCGCGCACCAATCGTGCGCAGACCAACCTCTTGCTCGGCGAATTCGAGCACGGCTGGCGCGAGTACGAGTGGCGCTGGCGCGTCGGCACCGCCAGCCACGGCTTCGATGCGGCGACACTGTGGACCGGCGCGCAAGCCATTGCCGGCAAAACGGTATTCGTCCATCACGAGCAGGGGTTCGGCGACACGCTGCAATTCGTGCGCTTCACCGACCGGCTGACTGCCGCCGGTGCGCGCGTGGTGTTGCGGGTACAGGATGCGCTGCTGCCGCTGCTGCGCGGCTATCCGGGGGTGGCCGAGGTGATCGGCGAAAACGCGCCGGTGCCGCCGTTCGACTATCACTGTCCGACCATGAGCCTCGCGTTCGCGCTCAAGATCCGCGCCGCCGACCTCGCCACAGCGGGTCCCTATCTGAATGTCGACGCAGCCAAAATCGCGCAATGGAACACGCTGTTCGAGAGCGAGCATGGCAATGAGCGTGGCGAAAGCCGAGGCCGCACCGGTCGGCCCCGCGTCGGCATTGTGTGGTCCGGCAACCCGGGGCATGTCAACGACCGCAATCGCTCGATCCCGCTGGCGCAACTCGCCGCACTGCTCGACGCCGACGCGACCTTCGTGTCGTTGCAAAAAGCGCTCCGCGAAGACGACCGCGCGAGCTACGACCCGCTCGTGCAACGCGGCGCGCTGCTGGACGTAGCGGAGCGCCTCGACACCTTCGCTGACACGGCCGGACTGATTGCGCAACTCGACCTGGTCATCAGCGTGGATACCGCGGTCGCGCATCTGGCGGGAGCGCTTGGCAAGCCCGTCTGGGTTGCGCTGCCGTTTACGCCCGACTGGCGCTGGCAACTCAAGCGCAGCGACAGTCCCTGGTACCCGGGCGCGCGCCTGTTCCGCCAGGCGGTGCGCCGCGACTGGTCGAAGGTAACGGAAGAAATCCGCACGGCGCTCGATGTCTGGATAAGAGGCTGA